CGGCCTGGGCGAGCGCGGAGATCACCTCGGCGCGCCGCAGCCCCCAGGTGTGCCGGTCCGTCGCCGGGCGCGCCACCAGGACACTGGCCGTGAGCGCCATCGCGAGCCCGACGGTGTCGGTGAGCATGTGCGCGGTGTCGACCAGCAGCGCGAGGCTGCCGGTGACGACCGCACCGACGGCCTGGGCCAGCACCACGACGCCGGTCAGGGCCAGCGCGACGCTCAGCCGGGTGCGGTTCGCCCCGGCCGTCGACCCGTGCTCGTGACCTGCTCCCACCTCGGCTCCCACCTCGGCTCCCGGTGTGCCCCGGGGTTCAGCGTCCCGCGTAGTTGGGCGCCTCGACGGTCATCTGCACACCGTGCGGGTGGCTCTCGTTGAGCGAGGCCGAGGTGATCCGCACGAAGCGGCCCTTGTCCTGCAGCTCGGGCACCGTGCGCGCACCGACGTAGAACATCGACTGGTTGAGACCGCCGACGAGCTGGTGGGCCACCGCGGCCAGCGGCCCGCGGTAGGCGACCTGGCCCTCGATGCCCTCGGGCACGATCTGGTCGTCGCTGGTGACCTCGGCCTGGAAGTAGCGGTCCTTGGAGTAGGACTTCTTGCCCCGGCTCGACATCGCACCGAGCGAGCCCATGCCCCGGTAGGACTTGTACTGCTTGCCGTTGACGAAGACGAGCTCGCCCGGCGACTCCTCGCAGCCGGCCAGCAACGAGCCGAGCATGACCGCGTCGGCGCCGGCGACGATCGCCTTGGCGATCTCGCCGGAGTACTTCATGCCGCCGTCGGCGATCAGCGGGACGCCCGCGGGCTTGGTGGCCAGCGACGCCTCGTAGACCGCGCTGACCTGCGGCACGCCCACACCGGTGACCACGCGGGTGGTGCAGATCGACCCCGGACCGACCCCGACCTTGACCGCGTCGGCGCCCGCGTCGACGAACGCCTGGGCGCCCTCCCGGGTCGCGACGTTGCCGCCGATGACCTGCACGTGCCGGGTGGCCGGGTCGCTCTTGAGCCGCTGCACCATCTCGAGCAGCATCCGCACGTTGCCGTGCGCGGTGTCGGCGACGAGCACGTCGACACCGGCCTCGACCAGGGTGGTGGCGCGCTCCCACGCGTCCCCGAAGTAGCCGATCGCGGCACCGACGAGCAGGCGGCCCTGGTCGTCGTACGACGCGTGGGGGAACTGCTCGCTCTTGACGAAGTCCTTGACGGTGATGAGCCCGACGAGCCGACCGGCGTCGTCGACGAGCGGCAGCCGCTCGCGCTTGTGCTTGCGCAGCAGCGCGGTCGCCTCGTCGCGGGAGATGCCCTCGGGGCCCGTGATCAGCGGCATGGGGGTCATCACCTCCTCGACCTTGAGGGTCGCCCAGTCGGCGACCGGGGTGAAGCGCAGGTCGCGGTTGGTGATGATGCCCAGCAGGCGCGAGTCGGTGTCGACGACCGGGAGCCCGGAGACCCGGTACTCCCCGCAGATGCGGTCGAGGTCCTCGAGCGTCGCGTCCGGGCCGATCACGACGGGGTTGGAGATGATGCCGGTCTGGGTCCGCTTGACCAGGTCGACCTGGTAGGCCTGGTCCTCGATCGACAGGTTGCGGTGCAGCACGCCCATGCCACCCTCGCGGGCCATCGCGATGGCCATCCGCGACTCGGTGACGGTGTCCATGGCCGCGCTGACCAGGGGCACCTTCAGCGAGATCTCCCGGGTGAGCCGGGAGGTCGTGTCGATGTCGGCCGGCGCGAGGTCGGAGTGACCGGGCAGCAGCAGCACGTCGTCGTAGGTGAGGCCGAGGGCGGCGAACTTCTCCGGGATCTCCACGCACTCATCGTACGGGCGGGGACGCGTCGACCCCCAGCGGCCTCAGGCCGTGCACCGGCACCCGCACCGTCAGCTGGTCGGAGGCCAGGCGGATCCGGCCCCGGAGCCCGGTCGCGAGCACCAGCGGCAGCACCGCGCGGTTGTCGGCGGTGGTGCTCAGGGCGACCTCCTGGGCGCCGAGGGTGAGTGCCAGCCGCGACGCGGCGACCAGCAGCCGGGTGCCGACGCCGCGGCGACGCCAGGCCGGGTCGACGCGCAGCACCAGGTCGAGGCAACCGTCCTCCGCCTCCTCCGCGCGGGGCTCCGCCAGCGTGGCGCGGCCCACGACGACGTCGGCGACCAGGGCCGAGACCATCCGTCCCTGCACGACGTACGACGGTCGCACCCCGTCCCCGAGACGTCGCCCCGCGATCGGGGCGACCATCGCCGGCTCGGGCCGGCCCCGGCGCAACACGTCGGTGACCAGCTCGGACACGGCGACCCCGCGGGCTCGCTCGGTGTCGGTGAAGGGGGCGGCGCGGCGCACCTGCACCAGCACGTCGCCCACCGTCATCTCGAGCACGTCGCCGCCGGCACCCTGGTCGGGCTCGGTGTCGAAGAGGCGAGCCACCACCTCGGGGAACGACTCGGGGGCGGCCAGCACCCGGCGGGCGGCCTCGACGTAGCGGGTGGGCTGGTCGGTCAACGCCTCCGCAGTGCACGGCGTGGAGAGCACGTGGCGCCAGCCGGCCGACTCCACGAGCACCGCCACGTCGGCCTCGCCCCAGGAGTCGGGGACGTCCATCACCACCTCGTCGGTGACCTCGTCGACGCCCGGGAAGACCTGCATCCCACGGATGTCGGCGCCGGCCTCGGCGCAGCGCTGAGTGAGCGCGGCGAGCCCTCCGGGCCGGTCAGGCGAGCTGGCCCGCACCTTCCACAACATGGCGTTCCTCCTCAGCAGACCCGCTCCGGCCGCGGGAGGCACTACGTTGACCCACCGACGTTGCGCGGACGTTTCGCGCGTGCGTCGAGCGGTGACCTCTGTTGGATCGACGAGGGGACGAGAGGGGCGGGGCGATGGGTCAGGTGCAGCGCACCGTGCTGCTGTCCGCGCTCGTCGCGGGCTCGCTGCGCCTGGTCGGCCTGCTGCGCCCGGTGCGCGGCGACGAGGCCGGCTTCACCCTCGTGGCGCGCGCCTGGGACCCGTCGGCCGACAGCCTCTTCGGGCCGTACTTCGTCGACCGCCCGCCCCTGCTGGTCGCCACCTACGGCCTGACCGACTGGCTGGCCGGCCCGCTCGCCGTCCGCGTGCTCGGGGCGCTGGCGTGCGTCGCGCTGGTGCTGCTGGCGGCGGCCACCGCGCACCTGGTCGCGGGTGCCTCGGCCGCCCGGTGGACCTCGCTGCTCGTGGCGGCGCTCTGCGTGACGCCGATGATCGACATCGTGGCGACCAAGGGCGAGCTGCTGGGGCTGCCGCTGGTGATGGGCGGCGCCCTGCTGGGACTGCTGGCGCTGCGTCGTGGGCCGGGCCCCCGCGGGCTGCTGCTGGCGGGGGCCGCCGGCGCCGCCTCGATGACCGCGCTGGGCTACAAGCAGAACCTGGTGGGCGGGCTGGTCTTCGGTGCCACGCTGCTCGTGGTGGCGGTGCTGACGCGGGAGGTCACGCTGCGCCGCGGCGCCGGTCTCGGCGCGGCGGCGCTGGCTGGGTCCTCGGTGCCGGTGCTGGCCACGGTCGGCTGGGCCGTGGCTGCCGGCGTACGGCTGGAGGTGCTGGGGTACGCCGTGTGGGGCTTCCGCGGCGACGCCTCGGTGGTGCTGGCCTCGCAGCCGTCCTCGGCGCCGGCGCAGCGGGCGGTGCTGCTCGTGCTGATCGCGGCGGGTGCCGGGATGATCGCGGTGATCGGCGGCCTCCTGGTGCACGTGCGGGACGAGGTCGGCCGCGACGCGCCGGTGACCTGGGCGGTGCTGGCGATGCTGGCCGCCGACGCGGCCGCCCTGGTGGCGAGCGGGTCCTACTGGCGCGACTACCTCTTGGTGCTGGTGCCCTCGACGGCCCTGGCCGCGGCGCTGCTGGTGCGGCGCCGGTCGAAGCGGGGCCGGGCGATGCGGGCAGTGGTGGGCGCCACCGCCGTCTCCAGCGCGATCTCCCTGGTGGTGTGGGGCGTGGTGCAGGTGCTCGACCTGCAGGAGCTCGACGAGACCGACACCGGCGCGGCGCTGGCCGCGGCCGCGGAGCCCGGCGACACCCTCACCGTCTTCGGCGGACGGGCCGACTTGCAGCTGACCAGCGGGATGGACTCGCCCTACCCGTACCTGTGGAGCCTGCCCATGCGCACCCTCGACCCCGACCTGGCGCGGCTGCGGGCCCTGGTGTCGTCACCGCAGCGCCCCACCTGGCTGGTGGAGTGGGTCTACTTCGGCGCCTGGACCCCCGGGCCGGGCGCCGTGCTGCGCGACCTCGTCGAGCAGGAGTACGTCGAGGTGGGCGGTGCCTGCGGTGACCACCGCGTCTACCTGCGCCGCGACGTCGAGCGGCCCGCGCCGCAACCGCGCTGCCACGGCTGAGGCGGCCTCAGAGGAAGTAGAACGGCCCGGCGGTCACCGCGAACGCGAACGCGATACCGGCGATCAGCCACGGGATCGACCAGTAGGCCCAGCCGCGCACCAGGACGTAGCCCGCCACCGGGTTGAGTGCGATCGCGACCAGCGACGACAGGTTGCCGACGTCGAGGAAGACCATGGTGTGGATGACCAGGAAGCCGACGAGCGCTCCCACCCCGCCGATGAGACGGCTCTGGCTGCCGTAGCCCGCCGTGCGCCACCGGTGCCGGAACGCCGCCGCCAGCCCCTCGTCGACCGTCGTGGCGCTCACGGCTGGTCCGGCCGTTCTGCGGCGGCGAGCGCGCGGTCGTGCTCGGCACGGAACTCGGGGTCGGCCGCACGCAGGTCCGCCACGACGCTCTCGGTCTGCCGCGCGAACGACGCCCGGAACTCCTGTGCGGAGGAGTGGGTGTCGGTGCCGTGCACCACGCCCGCCCACGAGGTGTCGCCCCGTTCGATGCGCTGGACGATCGCGGCCTGCTCAGGCGACAGCTCCCCGCGTCGCCACGCCTCCCGGGTCTCCTTCTCGGACTCCTCGCGCTCCCGCTGCAGCGCGCGGCGCTGGTCGCGCAGCGCGGCCTTCTGCTGGTCGGCCTCGGCAGCGATGCGCCGGGTCTGCTCCCGCAGGCGCGCCGCCATCCCGCGGAGCTCGACGAGGTCGGGGTTCTCCATCGTGCCGGCTCCTCAGTACGCCGCGTCGGCGAGGTCGTCGACGCGGTCGCCGTTGTGGTAGCTCGTGCCGGCACTCGCGATCTGGAAGGTCACCCGCAACGCCTTCATCAGCTTGCCCATCGTGGCGCAGGCCTGCAGCAGCGGAGGGATGATGTGCTCGAGCGTGCGAATGGCGTCGATGGCGCGGTTCACGAGGCTGATGACGCGGCGACAGCTCGCTCCGCCGGTGGCGATCTCCTTGGCCCATCCCAGGACGCTGGCCGCGACCTTGAGCACGATCTCGTCGACCAGGCTCAGCAGCTCGGCCACCAGCTCCATGACCGCCTTGGTGGCCACGAGCATGTCCTGCATGGCCGCAGCGATCAGGGCGGTCCCCTCGGACTGGACGGCGAAGCCCTCCGAGAACTCGGCGATCCGTCCCTGCGCGGCGGTGGCCGCCTCTCCACCCCACACCTCGGGGAGCGCCCGGGCCATCGATGCCATGTTGGCCTGCACGACGCCGAGGCCCTGGCCCAGCACGGCCCAGTTCGAGGCCATCGCGTCGACGGCGTCGTAGTCCCCCGCGATCGGGTCGAAGATCGCACCGATGAGGTCGAAGCCGAACTGGCGGCACACCCAGTCGATGCCTTGGATCACGAAGCCGCACTGGTCGCGCAGCTGGTCGATCAGCGGCCCGTCCGTCCCCGACGTGTTCGGGACGAGGACCGGTCCGGGGTCGACGAGGTCGAGCGTCAGGGTGCTCACTGGTCGTGCTCCTCGAGGAAGTCGTCGATGTCGTCATCGGTGCTCAGGGCAGCACCGGTGTCGGACGCGTTGTTGATCATCCCGGTGGTCTCTCCGACCAGGCTGATCGGGGCGCCGGTCGACGCCTCGCCGGCCCACGACGGCGGCTGGGGGCCCTCCATGTGCCACGGCACGTCGGCGATGGCGTTGAGGTGCCCGACCGGCGTCGGCACCCCGGGGACCGCGTCGCTCGCTGTCGGGAGGGTGACCTCCTCCGCCGCGGTGACGGCGGTGCGGATGCGGTCGAGGTCCCGCTCGACCCGGGTCTCGGTCGCCAGGATGTCGCTCAGGGCGTGGTCCATGCGTCGGGAGAGCTCGCGGGTCCCGGTCATCGCCGAGTCGAGCGCCTCGGTCAGGGCGCCGTAGGCGGCTTCGTAGTCGCTGCGGAAGACCCCCAGGAACCCGCTGAAGGCGCCGGTGTCGGCCAGCCCCGCCTGGCAGGTGAACCCGCTGGCCTCGGACAGGTTGAGGTACTGCTCGTGCGCGGCGCTCACGAGCTGGCGCACCCCCTGCTCGGAGACCCTGACCTCGTCACCCATGCACCCGCCACCCCTCTCGACCTTCCCGGACACGGAGGGCCTACCCGCGCCACGCCCTCGAGAAACCCCGGGCGGGAACGACGACGGCCCGCCCGGGTCTCCCCGGACGGGCCGTCGTGCTGCAGCGGGTCACCCCGCTGCGGGTGGTTCAGCGTCGATCAGTGGCCGTGGCCGTGGCCCTGGCCGCCGGCGGCGGCCTGGTCCTCGTCCTCGGGCTTCTCGACGATCAGCGTCTCGGTCGTCAGCAGCATGCCGGCGA
This Nocardioides dokdonensis FR1436 DNA region includes the following protein-coding sequences:
- a CDS encoding GNAT family N-acetyltransferase, whose protein sequence is MLWKVRASSPDRPGGLAALTQRCAEAGADIRGMQVFPGVDEVTDEVVMDVPDSWGEADVAVLVESAGWRHVLSTPCTAEALTDQPTRYVEAARRVLAAPESFPEVVARLFDTEPDQGAGGDVLEMTVGDVLVQVRRAAPFTDTERARGVAVSELVTDVLRRGRPEPAMVAPIAGRRLGDGVRPSYVVQGRMVSALVADVVVGRATLAEPRAEEAEDGCLDLVLRVDPAWRRRGVGTRLLVAASRLALTLGAQEVALSTTADNRAVLPLVLATGLRGRIRLASDQLTVRVPVHGLRPLGVDASPPVR
- a CDS encoding WXG100 family type VII secretion target, with the translated sequence MSTLTLDLVDPGPVLVPNTSGTDGPLIDQLRDQCGFVIQGIDWVCRQFGFDLIGAIFDPIAGDYDAVDAMASNWAVLGQGLGVVQANMASMARALPEVWGGEAATAAQGRIAEFSEGFAVQSEGTALIAAAMQDMLVATKAVMELVAELLSLVDEIVLKVAASVLGWAKEIATGGASCRRVISLVNRAIDAIRTLEHIIPPLLQACATMGKLMKALRVTFQIASAGTSYHNGDRVDDLADAAY
- the guaB gene encoding IMP dehydrogenase — protein: MEIPEKFAALGLTYDDVLLLPGHSDLAPADIDTTSRLTREISLKVPLVSAAMDTVTESRMAIAMAREGGMGVLHRNLSIEDQAYQVDLVKRTQTGIISNPVVIGPDATLEDLDRICGEYRVSGLPVVDTDSRLLGIITNRDLRFTPVADWATLKVEEVMTPMPLITGPEGISRDEATALLRKHKRERLPLVDDAGRLVGLITVKDFVKSEQFPHASYDDQGRLLVGAAIGYFGDAWERATTLVEAGVDVLVADTAHGNVRMLLEMVQRLKSDPATRHVQVIGGNVATREGAQAFVDAGADAVKVGVGPGSICTTRVVTGVGVPQVSAVYEASLATKPAGVPLIADGGMKYSGEIAKAIVAGADAVMLGSLLAGCEESPGELVFVNGKQYKSYRGMGSLGAMSSRGKKSYSKDRYFQAEVTSDDQIVPEGIEGQVAYRGPLAAVAHQLVGGLNQSMFYVGARTVPELQDKGRFVRITSASLNESHPHGVQMTVEAPNYAGR